A stretch of Pygocentrus nattereri isolate fPygNat1 chromosome 8, fPygNat1.pri, whole genome shotgun sequence DNA encodes these proteins:
- the enpp6 gene encoding glycerophosphocholine cholinephosphodiesterase ENPP6 codes for MTGPSSAHSFIIVLLALAGCCEASRKLLVFLIDGFRYDYMDDLQNLVGFSEIVENGVKVDYMTPDFPSLSYPNYYSLMTGRNCEVHQFTGNYMWDKDSMKEFLIGTNPDSRLPMWWDGSEPLWVTMQKLGKNVYMYYWPGCEVEILGVRATFCEEYVYNPSEKNLTDSIENSLNVLKNNKADMAAVYYENIDVEGHHYGPGSPQIKRAVHALDGALQILNHKIKEKDMEDELNVILFSDHGMTEIKWMEKVIELETYINMSDIIKMMDRGPVVSLWPKEAKFEEVYKALQAAENMNVYRTYEIPDRFHYRGGRFVSPLTLVADPGWFITENKAKLPYWQNGTGEAEALQHGWHGYDNEYLDMRGFFLAQGPDFKRNFRAGPIRAVDVYNLMCKTLGIEPLPNNGSWSRVEFMLMGSAGATQPTLLYPCMLAILSLLLCAQI; via the exons ATGACGGGACCCTCGAGCGCACACTCCTTCATCATCGTCCTCCTCGCGCTCGCGGGGTGTTGCGAGGCCAGCCGAAAACTTTTAGTGTTCCTCATCGACGGGTTCCGGTACGATTACATGGACGACTTGCAGAACTTGGTCGGCTTTAGTGAGATCGTGGAGAACGGCGTGAAGGTGGATTACATGACGCCGGACTTTCCGAGCCTGTCCTACCCCAACTACTACTCCCTCATGACAG GTCGTAATTGTGAAGTGCACCAATTTACTGGGAATTACATGTGGGATAAAGACTCAATGAAAGAGTTCCTGATTGGAACAAATCCAGACAGCCGCTTACCAATGTGGTGGGATGGCTCTGAACCTCTCTGGGTAACTATGCAGAAACTGGGCAAGAACGTCTACATGTATTATTGGCCAG GCTGTGAAGTGGAGATCCTCGGTGTACGGGCCACATTCTGTGAGGAATATGTTTACAATCCCTCTGAGAAGAACCTAACTGATTCCATTGAAAATTCCCTCAATGTGCTAAA GAATAATAAAGCAGACATGGCAGCTGTGTACTATGAGAACATTGATGTGGAGGGGCACCACTATGGTCCAGGGTCACCGCAGATAAAGAGGGCTGTCCACGCACTGGACGGTGCATTACAGATCCTAAACCACAAAATCAAG GAGAAGGACATGGAAGATGAGTTGAACGTCATCTTGTTCTCTGACCATGGGATGACTGAGATTAAATGGATGGAGAAGGTCATTGAACTAGAGACTTACATAAACATGTCTGATATCATAAAGATGATGGACAGAGGGCCAGTCGTCAGTTTGTGGCCTAAAGAAGCCAAGTTTGAAGAG GTGTACAAAGCCCTACAAGCAGCTGAAAATATGAACGTGTATCGGACGTATGAAATCCCAGATCGCTTTCACTACAGGGGCGGAAGATTTGTCTCGCCATTGACTCTTGTTGCTGACCCAGGATGGTTCATCACTGAG AACAAAGCCAAGCTGCCCTACTGGCAGAATGGTACTGGAGAGGCGGAAGCCTTGCAGCATGGTTGGCATGGCTATGACAATGAGTATTTGGACATGAGAGGCTTCTTTTTGGCTCAGGGACCAG ACTTCAAGAGGAATTTCCGAGCAGGGCCGATCAGAGCAGTGGATGTCTATAATTTAATGTGCAAGACTCTGGGCATCGAGCCCCTTCCAAACAATGGCTCCTGGTCTAGAGTGGAGTTCATGCTGATGGGCTCTGCTGGTGCTACACAGCCCACGCTGCTTTACCCCTGCATGCTAGCAATTCTGTCATTGCTGCTGTGTGCCCAGATATAG